In Zhaonella formicivorans, one DNA window encodes the following:
- a CDS encoding RCKP-type rubredoxin-like domain-containing protein: MAVWKCGNCGFEKETRCKPKKCPECEAKDSFAKKEEK, from the coding sequence ATGGCAGTATGGAAATGCGGCAACTGCGGATTTGAAAAGGAAACAAGATGTAAGCCGAAAAAATGCCCGGAATGCGAAGCGAAAGACAGCTTTGCCAAAAAAGAAGAGAAGTAG
- a CDS encoding tetratricopeptide repeat protein, translating into MMLKAIRKHKRAAKIPLIILVIVLSVGLVGSFMVWQAPSADDFQATGASGGNSQLQSLRANIRQYEQAVKTNPNNVNLLVALANNQYDLGVQYFDVQNYEEGAKFFKAAVKSYQKALEQQPQNINIRVDLATAAFYSAQYDLAEEHYKKAIEQDPKFLNARMNYGIFLYNVRNDKKGAIAQWQAALETKPDAATAERLKKLIESAGE; encoded by the coding sequence ATGATGCTGAAAGCGATAAGAAAACATAAGCGGGCAGCAAAAATTCCTCTAATTATCCTGGTCATCGTACTGTCTGTTGGGTTGGTTGGTTCCTTTATGGTCTGGCAAGCGCCATCTGCTGACGATTTTCAGGCAACCGGGGCTTCCGGGGGTAATAGCCAGTTGCAAAGCTTACGGGCCAATATCAGGCAATATGAACAAGCTGTAAAAACTAATCCTAATAATGTTAATCTTCTCGTTGCCCTGGCAAATAATCAATACGACTTGGGTGTCCAATATTTTGATGTGCAAAACTATGAAGAAGGGGCAAAGTTTTTTAAGGCAGCGGTAAAGAGCTACCAAAAGGCATTGGAACAGCAGCCGCAGAATATTAACATCAGAGTGGATCTGGCCACGGCAGCATTTTACAGCGCCCAATATGACCTGGCGGAAGAACATTATAAAAAGGCAATTGAACAAGATCCCAAGTTTTTAAACGCCAGAATGAATTACGGTATTTTCTTGTACAATGTGCGCAATGATAAAAAGGGTGCTATTGCCCAGTGGCAAGCTGCCTTAGAGACCAAACCTGATGCTGCCACGGCCGAAAGGCTTAAGAAATTAATTGAGAGTGCAGGCGAATAA